In a single window of the Nocardiopsis composta genome:
- a CDS encoding macrolide family glycosyltransferase, whose translation MSRRTRRPAHIAMVGTPAVSHVIPSLEIIRELASRGHRVTYANDPRVAGLVAGTGAEPVRFASTLPVDDYSWPEDPVAAMGLFLDDAIATLPAVRRAYRDDRPDVLLYDIAGYSARVLAETWGIPAVQLSPTYVAWKGYEEEAGARVRALPGAGAYFARFDAWLTEQGVPLGAEEFAGRPRRVLALIPRAMQPFADTVDPWVADFVGPCFGDRSEQGEWRPPPGAEGKKVLLVSMGTSFTDLPGFYRACLRAFGGLPDWHVVLQVGRAVDLGALGPVPDNTEVHRWVPQLAILKQASAFVTHAGMGGSSEGLYCGVPMIAVPQFADQFANADALQDQGVARRIDTGEATAERLRAALEELTSSPRVAARLAEIGAELRGRGGAGYAADLIEAEIREE comes from the coding sequence ATGTCCCGCCGCACCCGACGGCCCGCCCACATCGCCATGGTGGGCACCCCCGCGGTCAGCCACGTCATACCGAGCCTGGAGATCATCCGCGAGCTGGCCTCCCGCGGCCACCGCGTCACCTACGCCAACGATCCCCGCGTCGCCGGCCTGGTCGCCGGGACCGGGGCCGAGCCGGTCCGCTTCGCCTCGACCCTCCCGGTGGACGACTACTCCTGGCCGGAGGACCCCGTCGCCGCGATGGGCCTCTTCCTGGACGACGCGATCGCGACGCTGCCGGCCGTCCGCCGCGCCTACCGGGACGACCGGCCCGACGTCCTGCTGTACGACATCGCGGGCTATTCGGCCCGGGTCCTCGCCGAGACCTGGGGGATCCCGGCCGTCCAGCTCTCCCCGACCTATGTGGCCTGGAAGGGCTACGAGGAGGAGGCCGGCGCGCGGGTCCGCGCGCTGCCCGGGGCCGGGGCCTACTTCGCCCGGTTCGACGCCTGGCTCACCGAGCAGGGAGTCCCGCTGGGGGCGGAGGAGTTCGCCGGCCGCCCGCGCCGCGTGCTGGCGCTGATCCCGCGCGCCATGCAGCCCTTCGCCGACACCGTCGACCCCTGGGTCGCCGACTTCGTCGGCCCGTGCTTCGGAGACCGCTCCGAGCAGGGGGAATGGCGCCCGCCGCCGGGCGCCGAGGGCAAGAAGGTGCTGCTGGTGTCGATGGGCACCTCCTTCACCGACCTGCCCGGGTTCTACCGCGCCTGCCTGCGGGCCTTCGGCGGCCTGCCCGACTGGCACGTCGTCCTGCAGGTCGGCAGGGCCGTCGACCTCGGCGCGCTCGGCCCGGTCCCGGACAACACCGAGGTGCACCGCTGGGTGCCGCAGCTGGCGATCCTGAAGCAGGCCTCGGCGTTCGTCACGCACGCCGGCATGGGCGGCTCCAGCGAGGGGCTGTACTGCGGCGTCCCGATGATCGCGGTGCCGCAGTTCGCCGACCAGTTCGCCAACGCCGACGCGCTGCAGGACCAGGGGGTGGCGCGCCGCATCGACACCGGGGAGGCCACCGCGGAGCGGCTGCGCGCCGCGCTGGAGGAGCTCACCTCCTCTCCCCGGGTGGCCGCGCGGCTGGCCGAGATCGGTGCCGAGCTCCGCGGCAGGGGCGGGGCGGGGTACGCCGCCGACCTGATCGAGGCGGAGATCCGGGAGGAGTGA
- a CDS encoding methylated-DNA--[protein]-cysteine S-methyltransferase: protein MENETGPTGPAHAVLDSPVGPLTLVAQDGALTRLLMADRSGAPEAPAGPADAEVLAEAARQLREYFDGRRTDFDLPLRPAGTAFQRQVWAELAAVPYGETVTYGELAERIGRGPASARAVGSANGANPIAVVIPCHRVVGADGGLTGYEWGVDRKRFLLDLEQDGD from the coding sequence ATGGAGAACGAGACAGGCCCGACCGGGCCCGCGCACGCCGTACTGGACAGCCCGGTGGGACCGCTGACCCTGGTGGCGCAGGACGGCGCCCTCACCCGGCTGCTGATGGCGGACCGCTCCGGTGCCCCCGAGGCGCCGGCGGGTCCGGCGGACGCCGAGGTGCTGGCCGAGGCGGCCCGGCAGCTCCGGGAGTACTTCGACGGCCGCCGCACCGATTTCGACCTGCCGCTGCGCCCCGCCGGGACCGCCTTCCAACGGCAGGTGTGGGCGGAGCTGGCGGCCGTGCCCTACGGCGAGACGGTCACCTACGGCGAACTGGCCGAGCGGATCGGCCGCGGCCCGGCCTCGGCGCGCGCGGTCGGGTCGGCCAACGGCGCCAACCCGATCGCGGTCGTCATCCCCTGCCACCGGGTGGTGGGCGCCGACGGCGGCCTCACCGGCTACGAGTGGGGCGTGGACCGCAAGCGCTTCCTGCTGGACCTGGAGCAGGACGGGGACTGA
- a CDS encoding helix-turn-helix domain-containing protein, producing MVRTPLTEGQRDRGRALGQVLRAARAPRTAAEIAQAAGVSIDTLRKIERGAIPNPAFFTVAAIADAIGLDLADLASRLPPAAEDDSPARDARAS from the coding sequence ATGGTTCGCACACCTCTGACCGAGGGCCAGCGGGACCGGGGCCGCGCCCTGGGCCAGGTCCTCCGCGCAGCCCGGGCCCCGCGCACCGCCGCCGAGATCGCCCAGGCCGCCGGCGTCTCCATCGACACCCTGCGCAAGATCGAGCGCGGCGCCATCCCCAACCCCGCCTTCTTCACCGTCGCCGCCATCGCCGACGCGATCGGGCTCGACCTGGCCGACCTGGCCTCCCGCCTCCCGCCGGCGGCGGAGGACGACTCCCCGGCCCGCGACGCCCGCGCCTCCTGA
- the map gene encoding type I methionyl aminopeptidase, with translation MVTLKSPAELDRMREAGRLVARVLEAVRAAARPGTALKELDALAADLIAEAGAESSFLGYRPAFADTPYPAVLCTSLNDVILHGVPDSTPLRDGDVLSVDFGAAVGGYHGDAARTFTVGEGDAAAHRLIEATERAYRAALPHMVPGARLGDVSHAIESAARETGYGQPEGHGGHGIGTAMHEDPHLSNTGRPGRGMRLREGLVLAIEPQLTEGGGDGWRLLADGWSVATDDGSRAAHHENTVAVTADGPLVLTEP, from the coding sequence ATGGTCACCCTGAAGAGCCCCGCCGAGCTGGACCGGATGCGCGAGGCCGGGCGGCTGGTCGCCCGGGTGCTGGAGGCGGTCCGCGCGGCCGCCCGGCCCGGGACCGCCCTCAAGGAGCTGGACGCGCTGGCGGCCGACCTGATCGCCGAGGCCGGAGCCGAGTCGTCCTTCCTCGGCTACCGGCCGGCCTTCGCCGACACGCCCTACCCGGCCGTGCTGTGCACCTCGCTCAACGACGTCATCCTGCACGGCGTCCCGGACTCCACCCCGCTGCGCGACGGCGACGTGCTCTCCGTCGACTTCGGCGCCGCCGTCGGCGGCTACCACGGCGACGCGGCCCGCACCTTCACCGTCGGCGAGGGCGACGCCGCCGCACACCGCCTGATCGAGGCGACCGAGCGGGCCTACCGGGCGGCGCTGCCGCACATGGTGCCCGGGGCGCGGCTGGGCGACGTGTCGCACGCGATCGAGTCGGCCGCCCGGGAGACGGGCTACGGGCAGCCCGAGGGGCACGGCGGGCACGGCATCGGCACCGCGATGCACGAGGATCCGCACCTGTCCAACACCGGGCGGCCGGGCCGGGGCATGCGGCTCCGCGAAGGGCTGGTACTGGCCATCGAACCGCAGCTCACCGAAGGGGGAGGGGACGGCTGGCGGCTGCTCGCCGACGGGTGGTCGGTGGCGACCGACGACGGCTCGCGCGCGGCGCACCACGAGAACACGGTCGCGGTCACCGCGGACGGCCCGCTGGTGCTCACCGAACCGTGA
- a CDS encoding TetR/AcrR family transcriptional regulator: protein MRPENSQGGQESGAGKKKRSFIEEARRAQIIQAAIETIAEEGYANASLARIAKHAGISKGVISYHFAGKDELLHEVVVQVYTKVAEAVAPAIGAQSDAVGALRTHITAVAGYMREHRTELLALSSIFLGARGSEGEPRYGITGNEELYQGLEYIFRWGQEEGVFRDFDRRVMAVTFQAAVDAMFGYWVAYPEHDLEGHARELADLFENAARAGR, encoded by the coding sequence ATGCGGCCAGAAAACAGTCAGGGCGGCCAGGAAAGCGGCGCCGGCAAGAAGAAGCGGTCCTTCATCGAGGAGGCCCGGCGCGCGCAGATCATCCAGGCGGCGATCGAGACCATCGCCGAGGAGGGGTACGCCAACGCCTCGCTGGCCCGCATCGCCAAGCACGCGGGCATCAGCAAGGGGGTCATCTCCTACCACTTCGCCGGCAAGGACGAGCTGCTGCACGAGGTCGTCGTGCAGGTGTACACCAAGGTCGCCGAGGCGGTCGCCCCCGCGATCGGGGCCCAGTCCGACGCGGTCGGCGCGCTGCGCACCCACATCACCGCCGTGGCCGGCTACATGCGCGAGCACCGCACCGAGCTGCTCGCGCTGAGCAGCATCTTCCTGGGCGCGCGCGGCTCGGAGGGGGAGCCGCGCTACGGCATCACCGGCAACGAGGAGCTCTACCAGGGCCTGGAGTACATCTTCCGCTGGGGGCAGGAGGAGGGCGTGTTCCGCGACTTCGACCGCCGGGTCATGGCCGTCACCTTCCAGGCCGCCGTCGACGCGATGTTCGGCTACTGGGTCGCCTACCCCGAGCACGATCTGGAGGGCCACGCCCGGGAGCTGGCCGACCTGTTCGAGAACGCCGCCCGCGCCGGCCGGTGA
- a CDS encoding acyltransferase family protein, with amino-acid sequence MTTGPSPGARTHPAPAGPAPRPRLAYIDNLRILLTVLVVLHHCAVTYGNIPIWFYTEPAQDPTGVALDLLVVFNQAFFMGFFFLISGFFTPGSADRKGARPFLRDRLVRLGVPLLLFALLARPLLTYGIYTDHLAGELPYWLFYIVSWDPGPMWFVETLLVFCLAYLLTRRFRAPRQDRIAERRTGRMPGPAAVLGFTAGLIALTVLWRLLVPAGSYWPVLGLPSPAFLPQYALMFTAGALAFRRGWFDSVPRAAGWGGLAMVAVGLALFPLNGDPDVPTTLWSSLVGAAFESIFAVGMVLFLIRLFQRFFDRQGPFARFLSDNAFAVYFLHALVLVGIGYALSGWEAPAIAKFGAMAALALPLTWGAAHLMRSLPLAKRVF; translated from the coding sequence ATGACGACAGGACCATCCCCGGGCGCCCGAACCCATCCCGCACCCGCGGGGCCGGCGCCGCGGCCCCGGCTCGCCTACATCGACAACCTGCGCATCCTGCTCACGGTCCTGGTGGTGCTGCACCACTGCGCGGTGACCTACGGCAACATCCCGATCTGGTTCTACACCGAGCCGGCCCAGGACCCCACCGGCGTCGCACTGGACCTGCTGGTCGTCTTCAACCAGGCCTTCTTCATGGGGTTCTTCTTCCTGATCTCGGGGTTCTTCACCCCGGGGTCGGCCGACCGGAAGGGGGCGCGGCCGTTCCTCCGCGACCGGCTGGTCCGGCTGGGCGTCCCGCTGCTGCTCTTCGCGCTGCTGGCGCGGCCGCTGCTCACCTACGGCATCTACACCGATCATCTGGCCGGCGAGCTGCCCTACTGGCTCTTCTACATCGTCAGCTGGGACCCGGGGCCGATGTGGTTCGTCGAGACGCTGCTCGTGTTCTGCCTGGCCTACCTGCTGACCCGCAGGTTCCGCGCACCGCGGCAGGACCGGATCGCCGAACGGCGCACCGGACGGATGCCCGGCCCCGCGGCCGTGCTCGGGTTCACCGCCGGGCTGATCGCGCTCACCGTGCTGTGGCGGCTGCTGGTCCCGGCCGGCAGCTACTGGCCGGTGCTGGGCCTGCCCTCCCCGGCCTTCCTGCCGCAGTACGCGCTGATGTTCACCGCCGGCGCGCTGGCCTTCCGGCGCGGCTGGTTCGACTCCGTCCCGCGGGCCGCGGGCTGGGGCGGTCTGGCCATGGTGGCCGTCGGCCTCGCGCTCTTCCCGCTCAACGGGGACCCCGATGTCCCGACCACCCTCTGGTCCTCGCTGGTCGGGGCGGCCTTCGAGAGCATCTTCGCGGTGGGCATGGTGCTCTTCCTGATCCGGCTGTTCCAGCGGTTCTTCGACCGGCAGGGCCCGTTCGCCCGGTTCCTCTCCGACAACGCCTTCGCGGTCTACTTCCTGCACGCGCTGGTGCTGGTCGGAATCGGGTACGCCCTCTCCGGATGGGAGGCGCCCGCCATCGCCAAGTTCGGCGCCATGGCGGCACTCGCACTCCCGCTGACCTGGGGGGCCGCGCACCTCATGCGGTCCCTGCCCCTCGCCAAGCGCGTGTTCTGA
- a CDS encoding SDR family NAD(P)-dependent oxidoreductase, whose product MSAFHGKSVLITGGASGIGAATARRAAAGGGRVLIADTDEQAGPALAEEIGALFHRTDVGDFDQMKAAVDAAAEAHGGLDVLFCNAGIAGPSEGLIDQGIPYDLDRYRKTVAVNLDGPVHGVHAALPLMRGRQGASILVTSSMAGLFAPPSGEVYAATKHALIGFVRSLALTLADDPLTVNAICPGYVDTPMIAPLLPMIGELGLGGTVVAPEKVAELAERIVAERGSGDAWLIAEGVCAPFPFHDPDELLQRLHGTGTGPA is encoded by the coding sequence ATGAGCGCGTTCCACGGAAAGAGCGTCCTGATCACCGGAGGCGCGAGCGGAATCGGCGCGGCCACCGCGCGCCGCGCCGCCGCCGGCGGGGGACGGGTGCTGATCGCCGACACCGACGAGCAGGCCGGTCCCGCGCTCGCGGAGGAGATCGGCGCGCTCTTCCACCGCACCGACGTCGGCGACTTCGACCAGATGAAGGCCGCGGTGGACGCCGCCGCCGAGGCGCACGGCGGCCTGGACGTGCTGTTCTGCAACGCCGGCATCGCCGGCCCCAGCGAAGGCCTCATCGACCAGGGCATCCCCTACGACCTGGACCGGTACCGCAAGACCGTCGCGGTCAACCTGGACGGGCCGGTCCACGGGGTGCACGCCGCCCTGCCGCTGATGCGCGGCCGGCAGGGCGCCTCGATCCTGGTCACCTCCAGCATGGCCGGCCTGTTCGCGCCGCCCTCCGGCGAGGTCTACGCCGCCACCAAGCACGCCCTGATCGGCTTCGTCCGCTCCCTGGCGCTGACCCTGGCGGACGACCCGCTCACCGTCAACGCGATCTGCCCCGGCTACGTCGACACCCCGATGATCGCCCCGCTCCTGCCGATGATCGGCGAGCTGGGGCTGGGCGGGACCGTCGTCGCCCCGGAGAAGGTCGCCGAACTCGCCGAGCGCATCGTCGCCGAGCGCGGCAGCGGGGACGCCTGGCTGATCGCCGAGGGCGTGTGCGCGCCGTTCCCCTTCCACGACCCCGACGAGCTCCTGCAGCGGCTGCACGGGACCGGCACCGGCCCGGCGTGA